The following are from one region of the Archangium lipolyticum genome:
- a CDS encoding carbonic anhydrase — protein sequence MRLVGIPPPPLPADQALQRLREGNARFCHTARNLHVPVGQAARSALVAGQHPFATILSCSDSRVPSELVFDQGLGDLFVIRVAGNVVAPSLVGSVEFAAATFGTRLAVVMGHSSCGAIKATLDFIQHQVRTPSDNIRDLVDRCRPAVESVVQAAGPNADREFLMREAVRANVRQSCAHLRHGSRLLERLILEEGMWIVGAEYSLETGEVDFFELQEH from the coding sequence ATGAGACTCGTTGGCATTCCCCCGCCTCCCCTCCCCGCGGATCAGGCACTCCAACGTCTGCGCGAGGGCAACGCGCGCTTCTGCCATACCGCGCGCAACCTGCACGTCCCCGTGGGGCAGGCGGCACGTTCCGCCCTGGTGGCCGGGCAGCATCCGTTCGCCACCATCCTCTCGTGCTCCGACTCGCGCGTGCCCTCGGAGCTCGTCTTCGATCAAGGCCTGGGCGACCTCTTCGTCATCCGCGTGGCCGGCAACGTCGTGGCCCCCTCGCTGGTGGGAAGCGTGGAGTTCGCGGCCGCCACCTTCGGGACGCGGCTGGCGGTGGTGATGGGCCACTCGTCCTGTGGCGCCATCAAGGCCACGCTGGACTTCATCCAGCACCAGGTGAGGACGCCCTCGGACAACATCCGCGACCTCGTCGACCGGTGCCGCCCCGCGGTGGAGAGCGTGGTCCAGGCCGCCGGTCCGAACGCCGACAGGGAGTTCCTCATGCGCGAGGCCGTGCGCGCCAACGTCCGGCAGTCGTGCGCCCACCTGCGCCACGGCAGCCGCCTGCTCGAGCGGCTCATCCTGGAAGAAGGGATGTGGATCGTGGGGGCCGAGTACTCGCTGGAGACCGGCGAGGTCGACTTCTTCGAGCTCCAGGAGCACTGA
- a CDS encoding bestrophin family protein: MSWSGKRASGRWLLHFWRDALSWHGTVTPFVMPQVLLFGLYGLLVGIVHELYDWTGLESGPVQFTAAFLALLLVLRTNSGYERWWEARKLWGGIVNQSRNLAIAGLSYGPRDTEWRERFVRWTIAFSHVSRRSLRGERELPELISLLRDGGAAERIARAQHMPSFVAQAIAGLLREAMDRGGMERVALLAIDQERARLIDHVGGCERILKTPLPRVHTVKLRRFILLYLLALPIAVVGPPWWVPGLVTALVAYPLLAIDQIAVELENPFSPRNLSHLPLHSICETIEGNLLALLDEEESLPMPPPRGRAPRVPLPQPLDG; the protein is encoded by the coding sequence GTGTCGTGGAGCGGAAAGAGGGCCTCGGGCCGTTGGCTGCTGCATTTCTGGAGGGACGCCCTCAGCTGGCACGGCACGGTGACCCCGTTCGTGATGCCGCAGGTGCTCCTGTTCGGGCTCTACGGGCTGCTCGTGGGAATCGTTCACGAGCTGTACGACTGGACGGGCCTGGAGAGCGGGCCGGTGCAGTTCACCGCGGCCTTCCTGGCCCTGCTGCTCGTGCTACGCACCAACTCGGGCTACGAGCGCTGGTGGGAGGCACGCAAGCTGTGGGGCGGTATCGTCAACCAGTCGCGCAACCTGGCCATCGCGGGGCTCTCCTACGGGCCGCGAGACACGGAGTGGCGGGAGCGGTTCGTGCGGTGGACGATCGCCTTCAGCCACGTGTCCCGGCGCAGCCTGCGCGGCGAGCGGGAGCTACCCGAGTTGATCTCCCTGCTGCGTGACGGGGGGGCGGCCGAGCGCATCGCCCGGGCCCAGCACATGCCCTCGTTCGTCGCCCAGGCAATCGCCGGCCTGCTGCGCGAGGCCATGGATCGCGGAGGGATGGAGCGCGTCGCGCTGCTCGCCATCGACCAGGAGCGGGCCCGGCTCATCGACCACGTGGGAGGGTGCGAGCGCATCCTCAAGACGCCCCTGCCGCGCGTCCACACCGTCAAGCTGAGGCGCTTCATCCTGCTCTACCTGTTGGCGTTGCCCATCGCCGTGGTGGGACCTCCGTGGTGGGTGCCCGGGCTGGTGACGGCCCTGGTGGCCTATCCGCTCCTGGCCATCGATCAGATCGCCGTCGAGTTGGAGAATCCCTTCTCGCCGAGGAACCTCAGCCACCTGCCCCTGCACTCCATCTGCGAGACCATCGAGGGAAACCTGCTCGCGCTGCTCGACGAGGAGGAGTCGCTTCCGATGCCACCGCCCCGGGGCAGGGCTCCGCGCGTTCCCCTGCCCCAACCCCTGGACGGCTGA
- a CDS encoding class I SAM-dependent methyltransferase, with the protein MTHDDLEDFELPFFQRLVIQLWALLLGFITRLTDVLLLLFRPRLLRPYFGIWLAERLHSPYRARRTFEVVRALKATGQRFRELIYGETPLVTALLAFRRAGVGPGCRLVDLGAGRGRVLIAARWLGAEVRGVELLADHVTSVAKWLQPAGITLVEGDATRADLGDATHVFTNWLALTPETKARLVERFRDCRPGTRIITVTRPIESEDFPVLSSYRMLFTWGFERVWIHEYRPAARISI; encoded by the coding sequence ATGACCCACGATGATCTGGAGGACTTCGAGCTCCCGTTCTTCCAGCGGCTCGTCATCCAGCTCTGGGCGCTGCTCCTCGGCTTCATCACCCGGCTCACGGACGTGCTGTTGCTGCTCTTCCGTCCGCGGTTGCTGCGGCCCTACTTCGGCATCTGGCTCGCCGAGCGCCTCCACTCTCCCTATCGCGCCCGGCGCACCTTCGAGGTGGTCCGGGCCCTGAAGGCCACGGGCCAGCGGTTCCGCGAGCTCATCTACGGTGAAACACCGCTGGTGACCGCGCTCCTGGCCTTCCGGCGCGCCGGAGTCGGCCCGGGCTGCCGGCTGGTGGACCTCGGGGCGGGCCGGGGGAGGGTGCTCATCGCGGCCCGGTGGCTGGGGGCCGAGGTGCGCGGCGTGGAGCTCCTCGCCGACCACGTGACGAGCGTGGCGAAGTGGCTCCAGCCCGCGGGCATCACCCTCGTCGAGGGGGACGCCACGCGCGCGGACCTGGGTGACGCCACGCACGTCTTCACCAACTGGCTGGCGCTCACCCCCGAGACGAAGGCCCGGCTCGTCGAGCGCTTCCGTGACTGCCGCCCCGGCACCCGCATCATCACGGTGACACGGCCCATCGAGTCCGAGGACTTCCCCGTCCTATCCAGCTACCGGATGCTCTTCACCTGGGGCTTCGAGCGCGTGTGGATCCACGAGTACCGGCCCGCCGCTCGTATTTCAATCTGA
- a CDS encoding MEDS domain-containing protein yields MREVTVAGRKLHHFHIAAFFRSPEEEYEVLRSYIKEGIDAGEKTVHICDPCRRQEHLKYLEQMGIPTDDCTRTGQLEVLGWNEAYLKNGRFDSETMMALLEELVMTSRAEGFSRIRMMGHMEWAIDERPGLEQVLEYEARVNHLLNRLEQPAICVYDLNRFNGSTVIEVLRTHPYAIVSGVLQENPFYVPPEVFLGRAPKNERS; encoded by the coding sequence ATGAGGGAAGTGACCGTCGCGGGAAGGAAGCTCCACCACTTTCACATCGCCGCGTTCTTCCGGTCTCCCGAGGAAGAGTACGAGGTGCTCCGCTCGTACATCAAAGAGGGGATCGACGCGGGCGAGAAGACGGTCCACATCTGCGATCCCTGCCGGAGACAGGAGCACCTGAAGTACCTCGAGCAGATGGGCATCCCCACCGACGACTGCACGCGGACGGGGCAGCTCGAGGTGCTGGGGTGGAACGAGGCCTACCTCAAGAACGGCCGCTTCGACTCGGAAACGATGATGGCGCTCCTCGAGGAGCTGGTGATGACGAGCCGCGCCGAGGGCTTCTCCCGCATTCGCATGATGGGGCACATGGAGTGGGCGATCGATGAGCGGCCGGGACTGGAGCAGGTCCTGGAGTACGAGGCGCGCGTCAACCACCTGCTCAACCGGTTGGAGCAGCCCGCGATCTGCGTCTACGACCTCAACCGTTTCAATGGCTCGACCGTCATCGAAGTGCTGCGAACCCACCCGTACGCCATCGTCTCGGGCGTGCTCCAGGAGAACCCATTCTATGTCCCGCCCGAGGTGTTCCTGGGCCGCGCCCCGAAGAACGAGCGCTCCTGA